GCGGCGACACAGCGAGTGTCGCCGCCGCAAGCGTCTCCCCCATAGCCCCGACCAAGCCCCCAATACCTGCCCCCCAAACGGCGAGTTTCCGCCACATTGGCCAAATCCGCTGGCCGCGCCGTCACAACCCACTATCCTTCTGGAAAACAACAGCCCGGAGGCTCATATGCTTAAATCACTTCTTCCCCTCGCCCTCGTCAGCAGCATCGCACTCAGCGGCTGTGTCGAGATGTCCTCGAACGACAAGCAAAACCTTGGCGGCGCGCTCGCAGGTGGCGCGGTTGGGCTGATCACGGCCAAGGCGCTCGGTGCGAATACCAACTGGACCATTCTGACAACCCTCGCCGGTGCCGCCGCTGGCGTCATGGTCGCGCGCAATCAAAACAACAACGAATGCGCCTATTCCAATGGTGACGGAACATATTACACCCGCCCCTGCGGCTAAGCTGTTTCAAATCCAATCTAACGGACATGCCCCTGTTAACTGCTCATTAAGATGCGGACCCCATGCTCAGACACTGGTGGGGGCTCCGACTTGAGGAGCCAGGGGCATGTCTCCAATCGATCTTCAGGGGCCGCGCTGACGCGTGGCTCACCACATAACAGCACCCAAAACGGGTTTGCCGTGCGCTCTGGCGCTGACAAGGCGCAAACTTTGCAAAGTGTGCAAACCTCCGCAGCGGCTGCGCCGGTCGAAACCGAACGCGCCATCGCACAGGCTCAGGCCGCCGCGAAATCCCGCATGCGCGCCGAGGTGTCGCGACCGGAAACGCCGCGACCTCAATTAACCCAAGCCGTGCAGCAATCCGTGCAATCCGTGCAACCCCGCGAGGCGCGAACCGC
This genomic window from Rhodobacteraceae bacterium D3-12 contains:
- a CDS encoding glucose-6-phosphate isomerase, producing MLKSLLPLALVSSIALSGCVEMSSNDKQNLGGALAGGAVGLITAKALGANTNWTILTTLAGAAAGVMVARNQNNNECAYSNGDGTYYTRPCG